From a region of the Bacteroidales bacterium genome:
- a CDS encoding glycosyltransferase family 39 protein encodes MYQKLKPYTAFFLVATTFIAASGINLFSDGMFMDGTIYAAISHNMANGLGSFWQPHLSQTLYPEFYQHPPLSLGLEALAFKIFGDSFLIERFYSLTTFIISACLIVLIWIEIGKPKNKTWIPLLFWFANPLVIWAVANNMLENTLQIFVLAAVWTLIKSLKTRTTLWILFGGIFLFLGLLTKGLVALFPLSFYFWYWILKKDISFFKMVLNTALLILFTITPLILLLILNEQAFYALQSYFNKQIITSIKDVQTVASRFFIVGRLFNELLSDFGIFLLISLIFKKNFKHLKTSFQKNRTLIYLFLGLGFSGVLPIMISLKQSGFYMLPAFPFFALAFGLITLPLLENIANAKLRKSFIFKYSGILSLFLLLIAFSATFSFKNKIGRDKEMLEDIYSISAIVPSNEMIDIPKNLSQNWPLQAYFARYSYISLNDVSKKPHRFYLCKKGSFPRQTDSYSITELNLKKFSLFKLKSYPAN; translated from the coding sequence ATGTACCAAAAATTAAAACCATATACGGCTTTTTTTTTAGTTGCAACAACATTTATTGCAGCATCAGGAATAAACTTATTTTCTGATGGAATGTTTATGGACGGAACAATTTACGCCGCCATATCTCATAATATGGCCAATGGTTTAGGCTCTTTCTGGCAGCCCCATTTAAGTCAAACATTATATCCCGAATTTTACCAACATCCACCACTATCACTTGGCTTAGAAGCCTTAGCATTTAAAATATTTGGTGACTCTTTTTTAATAGAACGGTTTTATTCTCTCACAACATTTATTATTTCGGCTTGTCTGATTGTTTTGATATGGATAGAAATTGGAAAGCCAAAAAACAAAACATGGATTCCCCTACTCTTTTGGTTTGCAAACCCATTAGTTATATGGGCTGTTGCAAATAATATGTTGGAGAACACTTTACAGATTTTTGTTTTAGCCGCTGTTTGGACATTAATAAAATCGCTTAAAACAAGAACAACTTTATGGATATTATTTGGAGGAATATTTCTGTTTTTAGGACTGCTAACAAAAGGATTAGTTGCCTTATTTCCCTTGTCTTTTTATTTTTGGTATTGGATTTTAAAAAAAGACATTTCATTTTTTAAAATGGTGCTGAATACAGCTTTACTGATTTTATTTACCATTACTCCACTTATTCTTTTACTTATTTTAAACGAGCAAGCATTTTACGCTTTACAATCTTATTTTAATAAACAAATAATAACTAGCATAAAAGACGTTCAAACCGTAGCTTCTCGCTTTTTTATAGTGGGCAGATTGTTTAACGAATTACTATCCGATTTTGGAATTTTCCTTCTGATAAGTTTAATATTTAAAAAGAATTTTAAACACCTTAAAACTTCTTTTCAAAAAAACAGGACTCTAATTTATTTGTTTTTAGGACTTGGTTTCTCGGGTGTTTTACCAATTATGATTAGCCTAAAACAAAGCGGATTTTATATGCTTCCGGCTTTTCCTTTTTTTGCTTTGGCATTCGGACTTATTACTCTGCCTCTTTTAGAAAATATCGCAAATGCAAAACTTCGTAAGTCATTTATATTCAAATATTCAGGTATTTTAAGTTTATTTCTTTTGCTTATTGCTTTTAGTGCCACATTCTCCTTTAAAAATAAGATTGGGCGCGATAAAGAAATGTTAGAAGATATTTATTCCATTAGTGCAATTGTACCAAGTAATGAAATGATTGACATCCCGAAAAATCTATCTCAAAACTGGCCTTTGCAAGCGTATTTCGCTCGCTATTCCTACATCAGTCTAAATGATGTTTCAAAAAAACCTCATCGCTTCTATCTATGTAAGAAAGGAAGTTTTCCACGACAAACAGACAGCTACTCAATTACTGAATTGAATTTGAAAAAATTCTCTCTTTTTAAGTTAAAATCATATCCTGCTAACTAA
- the rfaD gene encoding ADP-glyceromanno-heptose 6-epimerase produces the protein MIVVTGAAGFIGSVLVRKLNENQQADLILVDDFSKTEKDRNLENKLFSAKIDRENFFEWLENNHQNIDYIFHIGARSATTEFNVDVLNKLNLHYTQQMWKACTQYSIPLIYASSAATYGMGELGYEDSHDIVEQLQPLNPYGRSKNDFDKWALKQEKAPPFWAGLKYFNVYGPNEYHKGGMASVILHAFNQIKNTGQVKLFKSHHPDYKDGMQLRDFVYVKDVVNVMLFLKNSKAQSGLYNIGTGKAQSFLDLANATFSALNLEPNIVFIPTPENIRDKYQYFTEAKIQKLRKQGYTSSFYNLEDGVRDYVQKYLLNNKVY, from the coding sequence ATGATTGTAGTTACCGGTGCAGCTGGATTTATTGGAAGCGTTTTAGTTAGAAAACTAAACGAAAACCAACAAGCAGATTTAATTTTAGTCGATGATTTTTCTAAAACAGAAAAAGACAGAAATTTGGAAAACAAATTGTTTTCGGCAAAAATAGACAGAGAAAATTTCTTTGAATGGCTTGAAAATAATCATCAGAATATTGATTATATTTTTCATATAGGAGCACGTTCTGCCACTACCGAATTTAATGTTGATGTTCTTAACAAACTGAATCTTCATTATACTCAACAAATGTGGAAAGCTTGTACCCAATATTCCATTCCACTAATTTATGCTTCATCTGCAGCTACATACGGAATGGGCGAATTAGGTTATGAGGATTCTCATGATATTGTGGAGCAATTGCAACCTCTAAATCCTTATGGTAGGTCTAAAAACGACTTTGATAAGTGGGCATTGAAACAAGAAAAAGCACCTCCTTTTTGGGCAGGATTAAAGTATTTCAATGTTTACGGACCTAATGAATATCACAAAGGAGGAATGGCATCTGTAATTCTTCATGCTTTCAATCAAATTAAAAATACGGGGCAAGTAAAACTTTTTAAATCGCATCATCCCGATTATAAAGACGGAATGCAATTACGCGATTTTGTTTATGTAAAAGATGTAGTAAATGTAATGCTGTTTTTAAAGAACAGCAAAGCACAATCGGGTTTGTATAATATAGGTACAGGAAAAGCACAATCTTTTCTTGATTTGGCAAATGCTACTTTTTCTGCTTTAAATTTAGAACCCAATATTGTATTTATTCCAACGCCTGAAAATATCAGAGATAAGTATCAATATTTTACAGAAGCGAAAATTCAAAAGCTCCGAAAGCAAGGCTATACATCAAGTTTCTATAATTTGGAAGACGGTGTTAGGGATTATGTGCAGAAATATCTGTTAAATAATAAAGTATATTAG
- the pyrF gene encoding orotidine-5'-phosphate decarboxylase gives MTKQELVDQIREKQSFLCIGLDSDITKIPKHLLSDEDPVFSFNKQIIDATHDLAVAYKPNTAFYESRGVDGWKSLEKTIDYLNSLKDTVFTIADAKRGDIGNTSTQYAKAFFEQLNFDAVTVAPYMGKDSVSPFLQFDGKWAIVLALTSNQGAFDFQFIQNEDNKENLYEIVLEKTKAWGSEENMMFVVGATKAEMLSEVRKHIPNHFLLVPGVGAQGGSLEEVAKYGMTKDIGLLVNSSRGIIFASNGNDFAEKAREEAFKLQKQMEALIS, from the coding sequence ATGACAAAGCAGGAATTGGTTGATCAAATTCGCGAAAAGCAATCTTTTTTATGTATAGGATTGGATAGTGATATAACCAAAATTCCTAAGCATCTGCTTAGTGATGAAGATCCTGTTTTTTCTTTTAATAAACAGATAATTGATGCTACTCACGATTTGGCTGTAGCATACAAACCCAATACAGCTTTTTATGAAAGTCGTGGTGTTGATGGTTGGAAAAGCCTTGAAAAAACCATTGATTATCTGAATAGCCTTAAAGATACTGTTTTTACCATAGCCGATGCCAAAAGAGGTGATATTGGAAATACATCGACTCAATATGCCAAGGCTTTTTTTGAACAACTTAACTTTGATGCAGTAACTGTTGCACCTTATATGGGAAAAGACTCTGTTTCTCCTTTTTTGCAATTCGATGGAAAATGGGCAATAGTTTTAGCTTTAACGTCTAACCAAGGCGCTTTTGATTTTCAATTTATTCAGAATGAGGATAATAAAGAGAATCTATACGAAATCGTGCTTGAAAAAACAAAAGCTTGGGGCAGCGAAGAGAATATGATGTTTGTTGTTGGAGCTACTAAAGCAGAAATGTTATCGGAAGTGCGTAAACATATTCCTAATCATTTTTTATTAGTTCCCGGTGTTGGTGCACAAGGCGGAAGCTTGGAAGAAGTTGCTAAATACGGAATGACCAAAGATATTGGTCTGCTCGTTAATTCTTCTCGTGGAATTATTTTTGCTTCAAATGGAAACGACTTTGCTGAAAAGGCTAGGGAAGAAGCATTTAAGCTTCAGAAACAAATGGAAGCATTAATTAGCTAA
- the prfA gene encoding peptide chain release factor 1: MLDKLAGIKRRYEEIGEQMTDPATMADMKRFVQLSKDYKELEPIAEAYEVYKNIIENIDSSREIIKNEKDEEFKEMAREELNDLLAKKEKLEEDIKTLLIPKDPQDAKNSILEIRAGTGGDEASIFAGDLLRMYQKYCETKGWKFDIVDMTEGTVGGFKEVIVNVSGKDVYGTLKYESGVHRVQRVPQTETQGRVHTSAATVAVLPEAEEFDIDLNPADIRKDTYCSSGPGGQSVNTTYSAIRLTHAPTGIVVTCQDEKSQLKNLDKAMKVLRSRIYELEYAKYQDEISSKRKTMVSTGDRSAKIRTYNYPQGRVTDHRIGLTLYNLTNIVNGDIQEIIDKLQIAENAERLKEQEESL, encoded by the coding sequence ATGTTAGATAAGTTAGCCGGAATAAAAAGACGTTACGAAGAAATAGGAGAGCAAATGACCGATCCTGCTACTATGGCAGATATGAAGAGGTTTGTTCAATTAAGTAAAGATTATAAAGAGTTAGAGCCTATTGCAGAGGCTTACGAGGTATATAAAAATATTATTGAAAATATTGATTCTTCACGCGAAATCATTAAAAATGAAAAAGATGAAGAATTTAAGGAGATGGCTCGCGAAGAGCTAAACGATTTACTTGCTAAAAAGGAAAAACTTGAAGAGGATATTAAAACGCTTTTAATTCCTAAAGATCCACAGGATGCGAAGAATTCTATACTTGAAATTCGTGCCGGTACCGGTGGTGACGAAGCTAGTATTTTTGCGGGCGATTTACTTCGTATGTATCAAAAATACTGCGAAACTAAAGGATGGAAATTTGATATAGTGGATATGACTGAAGGAACCGTGGGTGGTTTTAAAGAAGTTATTGTAAACGTAAGTGGAAAAGATGTTTATGGTACTTTGAAATATGAATCTGGTGTTCATCGGGTGCAACGTGTTCCTCAAACAGAAACTCAAGGCCGTGTGCATACTTCTGCGGCTACCGTTGCTGTTTTGCCCGAAGCCGAAGAGTTTGATATTGACTTAAATCCGGCAGATATTCGGAAAGATACTTATTGTTCTTCAGGTCCCGGCGGACAAAGTGTTAATACTACTTATTCGGCTATTCGTTTAACTCATGCACCAACGGGAATCGTGGTAACTTGTCAGGATGAAAAATCGCAATTGAAAAATCTTGATAAAGCAATGAAAGTATTACGTTCCAGAATTTACGAGTTAGAATATGCTAAATATCAAGATGAAATTTCTTCTAAGCGTAAAACCATGGTTTCAACAGGCGACCGATCGGCAAAAATTCGTACTTATAACTATCCTCAGGGTCGTGTTACCGATCATCGTATAGGCTTAACACTCTATAACTTAACAAATATTGTAAATGGTGATATTCAGGAAATTATTGATAAGTTGCAGATTGCTGAAAACGCTGAACGCCTGAAAGAGCAAGAGGAAAGTTTATAA